In a genomic window of Methanogenium sp. S4BF:
- the rsgA gene encoding ribosome small subunit-dependent GTPase A, with protein MKRIIMTIPEESSNQPEQTDTTTALHELGWDEKQENAFSRYTGPYIPGRVASRHKTVFDVLLPDETVRVGTSGALRRLGKVPAVGDFVVLLDQPETGSRMIVDILPRRSTLSRGAPGDGGSCQVIAANLDTVFIVTAAGRDFNLRRLERYLAVVHASGARPVIVINKSDVAEDADALVEETAAIAGDTPVVLTSAREGSGLAALGPFLSAGTTVALVGSSGVGKSTLINALLDDTVQETFDVRDYDERGRHTTTVRQLFSLPCGAMVIDNPGVREIQLGNAAAGLAETFADIAEFATDCRYRDCRHDGEPGCAVQEAVNAGLIPEERLLSYQRLVKEADFQAEKDDIGLKRLEKKKYKWIGKAAKQLNKEKGR; from the coding sequence TTGAAGAGGATAATCATGACCATCCCGGAAGAATCTTCAAACCAACCAGAACAGACAGATACTACCACAGCTCTCCATGAACTCGGGTGGGACGAAAAACAGGAAAATGCATTCTCCCGCTATACAGGCCCCTACATTCCCGGAAGGGTCGCATCACGGCACAAGACAGTTTTCGATGTACTCCTTCCGGATGAAACCGTCCGGGTGGGAACATCCGGTGCGCTCCGGCGTCTCGGGAAAGTCCCCGCAGTCGGCGACTTCGTGGTGCTCCTCGACCAGCCCGAAACCGGATCCAGGATGATTGTCGACATTCTTCCCCGGCGAAGTACACTGTCCCGGGGTGCACCGGGTGACGGCGGGTCCTGTCAGGTGATTGCAGCAAACCTCGACACGGTCTTCATCGTCACCGCGGCAGGGCGGGACTTCAATCTCCGGCGGCTGGAACGCTACCTTGCGGTTGTGCATGCGTCCGGTGCCCGGCCGGTCATCGTCATCAACAAATCGGACGTGGCAGAGGATGCAGATGCACTCGTTGAAGAGACTGCCGCCATCGCCGGGGATACCCCCGTTGTGCTGACCAGCGCCCGTGAGGGGAGCGGGCTTGCAGCACTTGGCCCGTTCCTTTCGGCAGGAACAACCGTCGCCCTCGTCGGCTCGTCCGGGGTCGGAAAGTCCACCCTCATCAACGCACTCCTCGATGACACAGTGCAGGAGACCTTTGACGTGCGGGACTATGATGAGCGGGGGCGGCACACTACCACGGTCCGTCAGCTCTTCAGTCTCCCTTGCGGGGCGATGGTCATCGACAACCCCGGGGTCCGGGAAATCCAGCTGGGAAATGCCGCCGCAGGACTGGCCGAGACCTTCGCAGATATCGCTGAATTTGCCACAGACTGCCGGTACCGTGACTGCCGCCATGACGGGGAGCCCGGCTGTGCCGTGCAGGAGGCAGTAAATGCGGGGCTCATCCCTGAAGAACGTCTCCTCTCCTACCAGCGACTCGTGAAGGAGGCCGATTTTCAGGCGGAAAAAGATGAC